The following nucleotide sequence is from Cydia pomonella isolate Wapato2018A chromosome 6, ilCydPomo1, whole genome shotgun sequence.
ATCGATCGTGTAACATGTGTTGATTTTCTCTCTGAATAAACCTAATCAATATTGCATCAATATATTCCTATTATTTCGTCACTGCTTTCCACCATCACgtggaaatataaaataaacaaaactttaaGACTCCTTAGGAGTATCAGATAATTATTCTATTAAATTTATGTTCTAGGTACCCCTGGTGTAGGCAAATCCACGTTGTCAAAGTTGGTGGCAGATAGGACCAAGTTTACCTGGAGAGAAGTTTCCAAACTGGCTGAAGAATACCATTGTTTAGACGAGTATGACCCCGATTACCAGTGTCCATATCTCAACGAGGATAAGGTAAATTTGATTATCagcagacataggaatccgtggggcaaagttgtttgacaagtagggagttcctgtatcgataaactcgatTATcaatgctagttctatatactagtgatcactcaagggtttgcttgtaaaaatacgtttttattaagagtaaaaataataattaaataataactcaatgtactcttcttcgtttttaagacaagacaattttataattttactcatcccaatttttttcttcgtgaatgtcccatttactattgttaaagtaaacgacCAGAATTTGTTCCAGATGTTCGGGTATTAAGCGTCTTAAATTAagggagtaaaattataaaatagtcttgtcttaaaaacaaaGAAGAGTACAATTAGAAATGAATGGTGGGGGGAACTGACAGAATGGGATACTCTTATGTATCTTTCGGCAGGAGTAGCAAAGAAAGCGCTATCATCGTTTGTCCTTGACATAGTGTCACTTGTcctttctgcctacttctaTAAGGTCCTAAGTGATGTAGATGTTTTTTCGTTGccaacctttttttaaacaagtttgttcctaggccgcaccccctggcagtgaatgcatTAATGGGTAGCAATGAACCCAACCAAATTACATAGGTTATTAGTATGTTGTCAagaatgtgtttttaattttgtcatgTTGAATAATATGTTCTGTTTCTCATGGGCGCACATCTATACGATCTATACGAATACACCATTATAGCCATCCTATAGCAATCCTACTACTATTAAGCTTCGCCTTTCCGTGAAGAATGCCTGTGTTATCCTGTCCTAACTATACATTCATTACTTTTTCAGTTACTGGACATGATGGAAGGGTTGATGGCGAAAGGCGGCAACATTGTGGACTACCATGGCTGCGAGTTCTTCCCCGAGCGTTGGTTTGATGCAGTTTTCGTCATCAGAACTAGCAATACAGTGCTGTATGACAGACTTTCTGCTCGGTAATACACTATTCAacacatttatttaagtattttatttatattttacactattagccgggtccacacagagccagcatacgtgcgaggcaatttcctaaCGCACAATACGgctagtgtagacgtgccttggcggaggcggcgcgctcgggcactggccggtttgtgcgtgaggaaattgcctcgcacgtacttgctcgctcgctctgtgtggacccgcctattttgTTGATAGTTTTAGTTTACCTTGTATAAGTTCCTGCAGTTTAGCCATTTCTTTTACTGGCGTGGAATGCCTTAATGCATGTAGTTGTACAGTAAAAGTTTGAATAACAATCAACCACTGCTGGTTTGCCACcaagtggtataaaaaaaaaacagcctgCACAATTTTTCGATTTTCGtctttcgcagtaggccctcactTCTAGACTATGGTGTCCCCATCTCATTAGAATCATATTCCATCAATTTCTAAGATGTTTGTGTTATAAGTCACATGTTATCGAAATTTGGAGGCATATGCCGAATGTGtgtctaaatatatatatataacatttataatgaataaaccatcttcttcttcctcgcgttgccccgcattttgccacggctcatgggagcctggggtccacttggcaactaatcccgaaatttggcgtaggcactcatttttacaaaagcgactgtcatctgaccttccaacccagagggtaaactaggccttgttgggattagtccggtttcctcacgatgttttccttcaccgaaaggcgactggtaaatatcaaatgatatttcgtacataagttccgaaaaactcattggtacgagccgggggtttgaacccgtgacctccggattgcaagtcacacgctcttagcGCTAgcaggccaccagcgctttttcaTAATGAATAAACcatataaaaacataatttgcaGACCTTGGTTTTCAATCTAATATCTAGTACTAATACAAATAATTAGTTCCTCAACTATTGATGTGTTATAATATAAgctttaatcatcatcatctttgaACATTTAGTTAAAAACATCATAAAGTCAGACcaatataagttggcagcgattttggcagcccagacagtgcaagtgttatttcatACGACAAACTTCTAAAGCCCGACCacaaatatatgatcattgtcaagagggcacagttattctcatgtatagggtgacagctCAGTTAACTATGGAAAAATTAGTTCCACTGAAATTCCGCAACATGACGCGtgatcatatatatatatatatatatatatattactcatatatatatatatatatttagtacctgggcgaccgagctttgctcggttataactatttattgtaatatggtggtgtataggtgataatcttaactacatttttttactaaattaaacttgtctaaaacaataaaaattcaaacattatatataaacttgaacatataaaaaaaaacaaaagttagtcacccgggcgagattcgaacccataacactcgtttagcagtccgcgtcttaacccgctggaccagacggacagtggccggcaacgagtggcggattaaccgaacagcagaaaaagcatatgctaagggccccgcgcctaggggggggccccgcgctccgaccctgaccatgcgatttcggcatgCGGAATCGGCCAAGTTCAaaaagtagaactcgcactccgcagATCCTGTAccaccacattttatttacaatgtatttttttcgtaagtcggtaacaattattattatttgttattatcctgtctatttttctttatgacgataccaaatttaaagaattttttggcttacgcaaagaccaagaacagagtttagcataaaaccgaagaTGCAGAGTGTCCCAAAACTTTGGTGCATGgcagctgcaggaaacagcatagctcggaaacgaacaaaagaagatactgtgtttaaaaacatattagtgaaaagcaaggaaggatgatttatttatattactatttcaaataacaaattgcaccttacaactaatgcctaatgatgatcagctttgagcccgtagGAGGCCAAATGACtcgctcctctacggctggccgggcgcccaaaataatatatgccgagttgctgcaaagccgtgatacatatgatctatacccaaagcatcccagcaagtcgcactttcgagcaagaactaaggccgaaCAGCAGGCGCGCCGAGTtcacattggttcaattccaaactctgttctcctacaattcagcctttgcatggtggcgcgccgcgATAGAACGCTTCGGGTCTCcgcccttatacggagctcggcctacggcctccTTCACACtatggcattggtttcattctaggctctgctttccttacaaactatttttttgaccatttgtcaaaatttggcaaaatcgacctgatatgatgatgaaagcctatttgtaagtatcatttacataacattataagcataagggagtaacctttgcagcgctttgtacgtctttttagtaagaagagaagattttttgtaataacCCAAAAGCGACTAAACCGATCATTTTCGctacagttttcatttaaagtatttattaagcttttgtttcacgatttttttcatattttttgggcccatgggtcacatattttttttctttcggagcgattatttccgaaaataataactttataaaaaaagatttttggagaccgttattcgttttgaaagacctcatccaaccatacgccacactatGACACTAtcatcaaagcaaaaaaaaatcaaattaaaaacattttgtatgggaggtaccctaatttttttgtatagattttataaacatacactgcataacatgttaaaaactaatcgagaacgggtcgaaaaaaattaagacatcgtaaaaacattgtgatggtactgaatcctcggggtgcgagtccgactaggacttaatctttttttttcaaaccacggggccccgcgagctattgtgctaagggccccgcgccttcttaatccgcccctgccggcaacacgaaattagcgaccatattctgcgtcgaaagaaaaacgcatgaaaactcgaaaacacgcgttttcccactcataagactaatctagatcgattgtatacccccaaaaacccccatataccaaatttcagcgaaatcgttagagccgtttccgagatcccggaaatatatatacatatatatatacaagaactgctcgtttaaaggtataagatatatatatattatatattactggtcaggtcactttatgaaattatgatgtaaCACTTGCTGGGCTagcaaaatcgctgccaactctATCAATATCAGCTGAAGTaggtgtatttatattatactgcaGGAAAATGCCTCCCGAGTTTTCTATATTGTCT
It contains:
- the LOC133519329 gene encoding adenylate kinase isoenzyme 6; translation: MASHPRQVPNILITGTPGVGKSTLSKLVADRTKFTWREVSKLAEEYHCLDEYDPDYQCPYLNEDKLLDMMEGLMAKGGNIVDYHGCEFFPERWFDAVFVIRTSNTVLYDRLSARGYTGKKLEDNIQCEIFEILLEEAQSSYKPEIVIQLQNETQEQLQQNVNAIVEWIERWKEENL